DNA sequence from the Salvelinus fontinalis isolate EN_2023a chromosome 33, ASM2944872v1, whole genome shotgun sequence genome:
aattagcaactttaacCTCCTAACATTAACCCCAAGCCTAGCTAAAGTTgtcgttagccacctagccacaacaaattgaaattcgtaacatatcatacgtttccCAAATTAGTAATATATTGTAccaattgcaattcgtaacatatcacacGAActggaattcataacatatcatataaAATGGATGATGAACATCCACTAATTAATATACCATaagaaacataacatatcatactagtTTGAGTATCTCAGATTTACATTTTCTATGTTATGTCTACACCTGAGTCCAGGTTGCTCCACCACCAACTCTTCCACCACCATTAGGGTTCAACTCTTTCTTTAATTGACTTTAAAACCAATATTGGCCTATGTAGTCTAGAATAAATAAATTAATATGCTAATACTAATAATACTTCTTCCATTTCAAGTTTTTGACATTGAAAATACAAATGCACTGTTAACTCCCCACCAAAAAGTTTCACACTTGCATAAACTGAAGTTCAAAGTCCAAgggcaacatctagtggaaagatgCTGCATTTACAGAACTGCATTTACAGAACTTCACTGGGCACTGGAGATTAGATTTTTTCAGCACTCGAAAATGTAATATGCTAAAATCACAAAATATATATCAGAGAATACTTAGCGTCATGTGCTAGCTTTACATACCGTAACTTTTTTTTGGCACGGAGTCATGATTATGAAAGGCTACATATTACAACAGATTACAAAAGATTCATAACAAGTCGTCTTCTCACCGGAAGTTACAAGCACAAATATGACGTAACACGTAGAAACTTCCGGAACAGCAGTCCTTTTTATTCCTACGAAGGTCGATTAGACACAGACACATTAGTTACTGTACTGAGTTGCTTTCTTCAAATACGAAGGACTTTTCTTGTTATATTTGACTAGCTAGCTATCTTCATCAAAAATGCCAAGAGGAAGCAGAAGCCGGACGTCAAGGATGGCCCCTCCAGCCCGGTATGAAAATTGACAAAGTCATGACATTAGCAACGCATtgccagctagctagttaactttgCTAGCTAACTTGATGCTAAATTAACTAACGCTAGTTGCCTGATTTTACTTGCTCGCTGGGCTTGCATAATTTCCCTAGTCTATATTTCACGTGGTGTCTGTATTTCAAAGGTGTTATAAtagtcagctaacgttagccagataACAAATATAGTAGCTAGTTAGTTATAAATATGGTTTTtgggctagctagctaggcaGCTATCACAACAGCTAGCTTGCTAGACACTGTTGGTGACGTTAGATGAAACTGATAATAATAAGACAAgtaactaaatgtactgaataaataTCTGGTAGGCTAATGTTTACACTACCCTATTTTACGTTGATATATGTTACTGAATTGGCCCAGAATAACTTACTGAGGTTGATGCTGTTCATGGACCTAATTCAAGTTCTTCAGTGACACATGATTGAGTGTTGTCACTTGATTGCTCATCTAATGACAGCACTTTCTCTTAAAAACCAGGATGGCTCCACCGCCACCCCCCATGGCCAGGGCTGCACCCCCTCCATCCTACGCCCCAGCGCCTGCCCATGCCCCTCCGTCTGCCATGGCTGCCCCAGCCGCTGTTGCCCCCCGGCAGCCAGGCATGTTTGCGCAGATGGCCACCACAGCCGCTGGGGTAGCCGTTGGCTCAGCCGCAGGGCACATGATTGGCCACGCAATGACTGGAGGAATGGGTGGGGGCGGAGGAAGCCAAGAGGCTGCCAAGCCTGATGTCACCTACCAGGTAGGTGATCACTGCTTAGTCACAGTGAGTGACAGGGCCATGGGATTGAAGTGGCTTTGTGTCATGTAGCCTAGTTAGTAGTGATGAGTATGAATGAGTCAGAGAGAGGATAAGCCATTTAGGATTATACCCTGTGCCAGGCCTTAAAGAGCATCTAAATAGTTGAGAATAACATCAACACTAACCTCAAATGCTTTATGTTTCTCAGGAGCAGCCCCAGCAGTACCAGCAGCAGTACCAACAGCCACCTCCCATGTACCAGCCAGCCCAGTATCAGCAGCAGCCCCAGTCCATGTTCCAGCAGGAGCCTGCACCACAGCAGGGATCCTGCTCTTACGAGCTCAAACAGTTTATTGAGTGTGCTCAGACCCAGAGCGACCTGAAACTCTGTGAGGGCTTCAGCGAGGTGCTCAAGCAGTGCAAGTTTTCAAATGGTGAGTCTAAAAGTGTGTGTTAATACAATCTTAGCTGTTACTGGACATATTTGTGAAAAAGAGGGTGCTTTTATGTATCCCTGAAAGTTTTAAATAGTGATGTTGTATCATGACTATTTTATGCATTCATTAGATTTTATCAATTGACTTGTTGCCTATCCCTTGCCTTACCTGGTGTCACTTTCACCTTTTGGAATAGgattaataaactcagcaaaaaaagaaacgtccctttttcaggaccctgtcttttaaAGATAATTGGTAAaattccaaataacttcacagatcttcattgtaaagggtttaaacaatgtttcccatgcttgttcaatgaaccataaacaattaatgaacatgcacccgtggaacagcttacagacggtaggcaattatggtcac
Encoded proteins:
- the LOC129832043 gene encoding coiled-coil-helix-coiled-coil-helix domain-containing protein 2-like is translated as MPRGSRSRTSRMAPPARMAPPPPPMARAAPPPSYAPAPAHAPPSAMAAPAAVAPRQPGMFAQMATTAAGVAVGSAAGHMIGHAMTGGMGGGGGSQEAAKPDVTYQEQPQQYQQQYQQPPPMYQPAQYQQQPQSMFQQEPAPQQGSCSYELKQFIECAQTQSDLKLCEGFSEVLKQCKFSNGMS